The genomic stretch ATATTAGTACCAGCTGTACATAAGCTGTGAATACATCAGGCTCTATTAGTTACTTATAGCGACTATATAGCACTAGCACTGCTTGTATATAATTCAGATTGTGGCATTAACCTTTGAGGTGGACATTTGGATGTGCATGCCGCAGTGTAAATTGCTTTTGAATGACAAGATATCCATCCCGGTGCACAGCAGTGATCATTAGCTATCTGAAACCCACCAGAGCTCAAGCAGTTGTTATACATGTCTGCATGTACTCACTGATTCACCGCAAATTGTACAAAAATGGATACAGTTTGAATGATTCACCCAATATGTATTTCGTCTCTTATATAATATGCAATACCAAATACCTAAAGCCTCCAAGTTGTCCATGCTTTTTATATTCCGTATTCATAGCCGTCATAGTCTTTATGATGTCGGATGATAGTTCTCCATAACCAAGTCCTCCTTTGACACACTCTCCGCCAAGAACCAACCCTCGTTCTGAAACAAGGCTATTAGCTCAGCACGACCATCCGACGCGAATGTATAGTTATCTGTTTTGAAAGAAGCTTCAACAATATACTCGATTCCAGTACCGCTCGCATTTTCGATTGGCCAGACCTCAATGTCAAGTTCAACGCCGTCCCATGTGCCAACTGAGCGCTTGGTAAGAACGGGGCCATAAATGACACCACTCTCGAGCATATCAGTACCCCAATTGTTAGATACCCAATCATCAAACATGCCTGGCGCGTTTGATTCCAACATGCTGCGCGAATCAGCCTCGTCTGGGTCGTCCGTGCCACTGTAGCCCTTTGATGAAGCCGTGTAATCCCGCTGGATAGAAAGAGTTTGCGAGGCATAGAGCCAGTCAATCTGCGCATTATAGTTGCCCTGGCCAGAGTTCCAGCCGTCGTTGAAGGCCGTGTTTAGAGCACCATTGATATCTCCGTTGTTGACCGGAAGACGCCACTTGTATGTGAGGTCAAATCCGCTTTCATTCTCAATGTTTCGGATgcggcagctccagccattGTTGTAAAGATCTTCCGAAACTGTGTCGATGTACTGCACATTGATCTTTGTAACCGTTGTTGGCATCGCAAATGTGGAAAGAACCGTAGGAGTAAGTTTGAAACTGGAATCCAGAACCACGGTAGGATCGAGCAGCAAATGGACTTCATAATCAGGGACCATGGGACCATCGGCTGCCAATGCCAGAGGCAACATAATGGCCGCAGATGCGACCTTGGCCAATACGTTCTTCATGGCTTTTATAGTGAGTATGAGACTTGAAAGGCCTGAAAATGACACAGAttcatttctttctcattttcGCGAGGTCTACGGTCTATTTATCTTCAAGTTCTCGCTCTAGCAAATCCTCAAATTCATATTGGcattctttctctctctatccCCATGAAGATGCGGGGAATAAACGGTGTATTGTCttctaatattaaaagataCCCATGAAATATTTTGTCGCTGTTTCCGTCACCGAGTATAATTGAACTTGAAAGCCCACGTGCTTGTTTCCGTACGCCTTATTGCAGCAAAGAGAATTATAGCGCGATATATCTATGGGACCTCGTTCTTAGCTCATCATTAttgctactacctactagtacACGTATGTTGTAACCCAGGTAAGCACACGATGCATACAACAGCAGGACTTCATAAGGTGTCTATCCAAAAAAATCTTTATAGAGGCATATCCGCCAGATAGCAATGGGAATTTACGAGACTCATGGTTGTTGTCCTTGCTCTGTAGCGGAACGTAAAAGTTGAAGTCCTTGATTTGCAGCAGTTGATTAGCGTCTCACCTGCAGCAGTGGCTATCGTCTAGGTGCACTTGGTTTACGAAGAGTTTTCATCACGGCAAAGACGCAATATTTAGCTCGCGTTAAGTAGTATGCCGAGTCTTTTTATAAGCACCGAATTGCCGAGAAATACCTGTCGGTAATGTGCAAACAGTACTAGGTAGTAGTcaatgtatatatatatgagcAAAGCTGTGCCGTTGTTGCCGGGCGGCTGTTGCGATGCCACTTTTCTGTTAAAGACCCTGTACGCACGTGGGCGCCTCAAGCCATGTTCCAATGGGGGTCTCTGATAATATCCCTATAAACTGTTACATATCTATTTCGTTTGCAAGAGGGACTTCGTGGGGGCATCTATACTTCGGTTACAAGAGGAACTTCGCGGGGAAAGATGGCGTTTCAACGTTCGCCACGTAATTCTCGTAATATTATGACATCTTCGGCATGGATGACTATTCCTATATCATGTTTCGTTCAAGACCACTGCGCTTACTTTTAGCATGCTAGCATTTGCTGCTTATTGCTATAAAACTTACAGCAAAGATATCAAAATGAAATCTCTTCCAATCATGTGCATTCGCACGTTTATCGTGTTTGCTGATTCTTGGTACATGagcctacatgtacctagaTGGGGGAGGCCTAATAACTTTTAGTTCTGCTGTAAGCTGTAAGTCAAATCCTTGGAAGTCCAGCGACACGCCTTTAAATCTTCATAAAACAGCTAGAAATTTTAcaatattaaaatattccATTCATATCTGAAACACTACCGAGTGAGTAAATGTAGTAACAAAAATATTGTTGCTGAGAGATTGCTACTAAGATGGTCCATGCAAAGACAACACACACAGGTATAGGGAGATAAGTAGCAGCGAGATGCGGCGCATCAGATGATGAGCAAAGTAACATCCCTTTGAACATATAGCCGTTGTGCTAGACTTTATCAGCCCGAAATCCATTAATGAAGCTTGGAACTATCTTCTGCCCCTAGGCGTACTTGCCATACTCATCAAGTTAAAAACCTCTGCGGCACATAAAAAGCAACGTACGGCGCCGACGTTGCTGGTAGCCAGCCATGTTTCCAGTTTCGCTGGGAATGCAGCAGAAGGGTTTTGGGACAATTAACATGAGCGTTTTATCGTCAGGCAGATGGAAATAACGGCGCACATCATTAGGCATTTCCAAAAATACCGTGTGCTATTGAGTGCCTTGAACGAGTGGGAGGGAGTTAAGTTTACTGAGCTCGCAATACGCGAGGTATTTCTCACTAAACTCTCCCGTGACGCTTGTATATCGCAATATTGCTTGCTCTACTTGATAGCCGAATCAATAAGCTTTGGTAGTAAACAAACATTGGGATTTGACCGTGTTACTCAACATATCGGTGCCCAAGTCTCTCTTCAGCTGCGGTTTCTAGCCTCTTGATCCCCAATGCTGCTTTGGGTTAACCGCTGTAGCTGAGCCATTAGGTGATCCGCCATGACGCGTAACCCCTAGCCGGATAGCGGGTTACGGCGGCCAATGACTCGACACACTAAACTGCCTACATGTATGGAGACTGATTCCGGATTTCCCATTCAAACACTTACCTCACGAGTCTATATTCGGGATCAACAAGTAAAGAGGATAGACCGTATTGCTGTTGAGAACCATCATTCACCAATTTAGTTACTCCGGTTATTCATGATCAATATTGCATGGTCTCCTTCGCCTGTGTTCCGTACAAGAATTGCCAACTACATGCGCAAGCAGTCCTGACATGTTGCGTATCCACAGAGTCTGATGCAACATGCGCAAGTGGTTGCCATATCTCTCGATTCAAGCACCTGCACTGTAGAATGCCATATTATCACGTTCACACGCCAAGGCTCAAAGAACAACCTGCATCATGAAACGCGCTGTTGGCCCTTTAGATAAACGCAAGACAGTTTCTCGCTGCCAGGCTTGCGCGAAGAGGCGCATAAAGGTCGGTCCCTTGATTCCATTCCATCCTTATTCACATATCAATAACATTAGTGCCATTAGTGCCAAGGAGGGTTTCCTTGTGAATATTGCAATCGTACCAACAAAACATGCAGCCCACAAGCGGTGGCAACATCCACTAATCTCAGCGGACAGTTCGTGGCATACGCGCCACGACAACAAGGAGCGGCAACTGCTATCGCGTTACCAATACAGATACAGTCCCATGATAGCGAAATATATCTGAATAGCTTCGCAGAGTTACTTCACCGGTGCCAATTCACCAAAGATTTCATCCACATAGGGAGAGACCTGCTGCCTTTGATGCACACTTCGCCAGCACTGCGAGACTTGGGCATCGCAATCGGGGCGCTAGATGCTAGCAGACGAGTTTCAACCAGAACATCTCTCGAGCATGATTTGCCACAATGCGTCGCATATCGTTCCTATAGCCGTTCCCTACAGTCTCTCCAACTGCAGCTCCAGACAAAGGGTGTGGGTATGGGCCAGGACGTAGCGTGGACTACCTTTCTGCTGGGATTGTTTGAGGTGAGATAATTATAAGGTGTACATCATCGGATATTGCTAACATAACTAGTTAATGGCTGAACCATCAGGGGACGGATTCGCGAAACACATGCTCTATGGCACATCAAAGGTACTGCAGCTTGCTGGTCTGGACGCCCAACAGTCAACATTGCAGAAGAGATTGCTTAATGCATTTCGGGTGCTAGAAGCAAATAGAGCAATTCTATACGGAGACGGCACATTTTTGTCGAAGGGCAAGTGGAGCTTCAATAACAGAATCAGAAACAAGCAAGCTGTAGTTCCTGATCCTATGGTGGATATAACAAAGCTAATGATACAAACGTCACAATTCAGCAAGCAGTGAGTCATAAATTAATGTATATATTTGGCATCGAGCTAAATCTTAATAGGCTTTTCCAAGTCGTTGAGGATACTCCCGCGGAGAAAAGATCCAACAGTCCTGCTATCAAAGCTCTGGCTCGCGAAGGAACCGCGTTAGATCATAGAATCACCATCTGGAACAAGGATAGCCTCTTACAGTCAGCCGTTGCAGATCACTTCACCCAAATCTCATTTGCGTATTATTacgctctccagctcttccactGCAGaaattttacttattattcCTGTTGGGAGACTGGGACAGTTCCCGAGTTAAGCCCGCTTGAAACAAACGCGTACGTTGCGGCAATCATAGATATATGCGATACAATCATTCGGGCTTCTAATATACCTGGAGTTATTCTCCTGTTTCCATTACGGATGGCAGGAGCACATGACGACTTTGGGCATAGAAGTAAGATTCTGAAACTCCTCCAGCAAATTTACAACAGTGGCTTTGCAGTGGCGGAGAGAATCAAGGTAGATTTATGCGATTTCTGGACATTCAAAGGTTTGGAGGTTTCGATCGAGAAGAATAGTTAAATAGTTGTCTAGGTAAACATGCTCAAGATACAAAGTACCTGAATAGAAGGAAGAAGTAAAGCAAGACCAAAGCCTCCCGAATTGATGCGAGTAGGCTTACTTTCGCTAGGTAAAAGCGATCTCAGATCTTTCAGCCTAGGCAGTTTCTTCAATTTCCAGTCTGAACTTGGATGTTGAAGAAGTCGGTAACGACTCGGGTACGCCTACCAGGCGAAAAATAGTCATACCCAACAATGACATTGCAACTGTTCACATAAACTGTCACCGGAATAACACCTTGGTACATGATATCCCACTGCTCAACATATTAGCTTACTGTGGTATAAAGCTTTTGTAAGAAAACACTTACAGAGGCCACATCGCCGTTGAACTGCCTTGTGACAATCCCTCCGAAAACTGCGTCGGCTTTGGCAAGAAAATCTTGTTGGAAAATGGGGTAGTTGGAATTAACATAGCCTTGCCAGACATAAGGTGTCGTTCCATTATAGATGGTCATGACATTATCAACCAGGCCATCACCGGTAACGTTTGCATAATTAAACACCGACGAAGCTGGCGCATCATCGTATGCCTCATTCACGCGGACCATGCCTTTGGCGGGAGAATTATCGATGTATCCAGTCATGATGTGAGAGAGTGTTTCATCCCTGAATCTTCTATTAGCTGTGAAACAAGTCAAATAGTCTAAAACTAACCATTTGTGTTGAACAAAGTTTGCTGTGAACTCAGGCTGTACCAAAGgcggctttggctgcttgaAGCCGGATGAGTACTCGATCATAGATGAAGGAAATGCAGCGCATTTCGGGACactggctgcggcggcgacaaCTACAAGAGTAGTTGCGGCAAAAAGCTTTCTCATACTCATGTTTGTatatgaagagagagattttAGAAGATTGTGTTTCATTAGTACGAAGAGCAATAATTGTAGAATTGCTGTCGTTGATCACTTGCTCAAAAGAAGTTAACAGCTGGACCAGAGCTTCTATATATACTAATCTCCACCAAACCACGTACGGAACATCTCGTGGCTTAAGATGAGCGGCTATATAATTGAGCATGCTGTGTGACTTCTTTAGGGCGTTCAATTACTGCTTCTTTAAGACACGAGATGGAGTACATTTCCACTCAGCCTCGAGCCAGTTCGCTCACCCAGCCTCAATGTGGGTCATGGGTGAAAAGCGTTCAATTATTTCCTAATTGGGCAAGGGCGGGGGTTTCCGAAAGCGCTGAGAAGAACGGAGTACTGTTGGATGTCAGGTACATTTGGATAGAACGGAACGCACTCGTGAAGTACTCAACTAAAAGCTGCAACTTGAAAAGGGGAGAAACATATACTGGTACTTCAGAGCTAAGAATAGAATCGCATTGAAGCGAGTAATATGTATGCCACAGTACGTAAATCATTCTAACGAGATTAAGCAAAACAAGCCGTATAAAACAAACCTATACCTGTTTCGAGGCAGAGTTATCGGCTAAACAAAGAGGAAACCAAAAGGATACCAAAGGTGGAATGGAGACTACGTCTACTAGTTGTGAGTATTTGAGAAAGATTTGTGGTAGTGCTAGGCTAGAATACTGGTGAAATGGAGTTTGGCGAAATCTTTGGGTAACCGTCTTTGGCGTAGTTATTTTTCTATCAATGATTCATTTTTCTACTACCTACAGAGACGGCTATTGGCTTGAAAATTTGGTTAGATACAGAGAATCGATCTTAGCTATGATTAACAAAATTGGTGATATACGTGCAATCAATTGAGATATCACATGCTATCTGAGTGGCATACACACTTTCGCGCAAGCCATGGCTGGAGCCAAGTTATAAACAATAAACGATCATCCTTTTATATACTGAAATATAACATATAGTGCAGAGAATATAGTATTGACAAGAATGGTGGGAAAAGAAGTTTCCAATATCATCTGAGGACAATAGCTGCTAGTAGCAGTACCCCCAATGACCGCCCTATCGACGATGGTAGAGCAAGCCATTGTTCGAACCTTACTGGAAGATGTCGTTCTGGGCACCAGGAGTCCAACCCATGTTGGTGCCATAGGCGGGAGAAGCACCGTTGGGAACCTGGACGTTGTTACCAGAAGCCTGGTTCCAGGCAATCATCTGCTTAGCACCGGACAGGCACTTGGATGAGTCATTTCCGCAGTAAACGGGGACCTGAGCCTGGGCAACCTTCTTGGTGGAGCTTGTGCCGGTGACATGGCATCGGTAGTTGGCCATGTACATGTTGGGCTGGCCACAGCCGTTGGGGACCCAGAGCCAGGCGCAGTAGCAACCGCCCTCGGGGCACTCAGGGAGATCCTGAGGGACCTCGTAGGTAGCAATACGCTTCCAAGGAGTGCTATCATCGAATTAGTAcatttcttcgtcatcttttTGGCATTAAAGGCTTACTGCTCAAGAACAGAGAAAACTACGAGGTTCTCCATGTTGACCTGGGAGATGTCGGAGTTGTAAGAGATGGCCCAAGCACTGCCGGCAGCCATAGTCTGGTTCTGGGTGTGCATAGCACCATCATCCTGAATGCAGTCAGGAGGGTTGCCAGGGCCAGACCAGTTCTCGGGGTGGTCCTGTCCATCGGGCCACTCTCCAGCAAACTGTCCGTTGAAGGACAGGGTGGTCTGGGCTTGGTTGTGGGCAAGCTCAACAGTGAAAGAGCCACCTGCAGGCAGCTCAACGGAGGCATTGCCGGGAGGAGGTGCCTTGTCGCAGCCACGGTCGGCTTGCATCCACCACTGCTCGAACGGGAGGTCCCAGAGAGGGTTGACAGGAGTGTTGGAGTTTGAGTTGTAGTTGCTAGGATCCGGGCCACCCTACGAGATGATGTTAGAATTTGCTCCGTAGCGTGATAGTCTTTGATCCGCAGATGCACAAACCTCGCAGTACATGCCCTTGACGAAGGCGGCAACGTGGGCATTGGCCCCGGAGGCGAGAGCCAGCGCAACAGGGACTGACCAAAGCATGGTGTCGGTTAAGAATCGAAGATGATTAATGAATGAACGGTTGAACAAGCGAaagagtgaagagaagaaggctgacTTTGAAGTTGCTTGGGAGTAAAAGGCTGGAGGATTTGCGAGACAGCGAGATGCTTATATAGATGCTGCTCAGCGTCGCCGAATAGTCTACCTATTAGATCGATACTATATGGCTTCCAGGGTTTGGTCGGGAAACTAGCCAAGAATAAGCTGTAAAGAGTGGCAGGTCCTCCGTGGGTTAGAACTTGACATGGGTTGGCCGGAAAGGCTGAAGATCTGCCACCCATCATCCTTCAGAGGAAGGCTAGTCATGGGTCAAACTTGGCCGCTTCCCCTTTTCGAGACTATGACAGGTCtatgtttttcttcttttagcTCTATATGTAACCTCCAAACGAAACGGTTCCGAAATTATACGGCTCGTTACAGCCGACCGTGCGGATGGAGTTGTCCCTCGCCAAGCGCTATTAGAACCGCACCACCTTCAAAAATTAACCGGCGGGACGTTTCCTTGCATCACATTGCTGTCATGTAGTACCTACTACCCTCATTGTGTATATGGATTTCTCAGGTAATGCCAAGGAGACAGGCCGCGGATACTGACCATTGATGCTACATCAGGCGTTTCGAAACAAAACGAGGCGGAGAGGGCTCTCCGCAGATAGGCTCCACAGAGACCAGATGTTCGCTCCACCCACTCTATCTGGAAAAACTCCAGGAAAATAGGCATTTGTCCAGCAGGCTGCCTATACGAAATACTGCACACCTGTGTGTGTGATATCTACGAGGCTGGTTAGGCTCTGATGGTCTCCTTGCCACCATCCTCGTTGTCAAACGCTAATTGTTTCTATGCCGAATTGAAGCCCAATCTCACTCAGACATAAAGATGTAATTGGCAGGTCGATGACCTGTAAGCTTGGCCACTATCACGAGGCGGCCTCGCCTGGATTACCCATACGCTAGGGAAAAGAGCTCCTTCAATAGTATTCATTTCTCAAGCACTCTACAGAGCACACTCCGGcatatgtacaagtacgcgCGCCGGTCGGTCCGTTtcggaaaaaaaataaacgtGCCACTCAAAGTTGACGCTGCTGGCATTTCTGGCTGTTCCTGGTAACTCTTTAGTTAGCGCTTAGGTTAGGCGATGAAACAGGCCAAGGGTCGTGTTAAATAAGAATACAAATCTTACGAACTGCCATCTTTGATCGCTAATCCCTGTGCCTGTCAACAGCTGAGCGCCCGCTTTTATTATCTATCACTGAAAACAAAGCTTTGGATTAAATGCCGGCGGCCATTTTATTTCCACAGATTACGACTGTGACCCCCCTTACTACGTGTATGTTAGAATGTAGCGGGCTTACCGAGCAACAGATATGTAATCACCACAATAAGATATGGAAGTTTACCGAGCACTTGGATTGCTCTCGGGGCAATGATAATTGCTGTTTCGAGGGATCGTACCTCTAGTCGAACTTTTACATTGTAATTGCCCTTTCCTTGTGGTTGCATCTCACTGCCCTATATGGTTATATAATGGAAAAGCCTGTTATAAGAATTGAACTATCCTCGCATACAAGAACATGGCCAGAAATAGATCACAGAATCTCTGTGGATTGACTAATCCGCAGATCATCTACGTCTAAGCCAAGCAAGTCCTTCGCGAGCTTCCGTGTAGCGTTAGCTATTGACTACTGCTATACAGCTTTCCAATTCTGgattaattataagtttcATGTAAGGCAGAACAAAAATAGCAGCCCGTTAAACCGCCTAGTTCGACAGAAGTGACTGACCTAGAACTCGCTACAACATATTCCGGGATATACCACTATGTGTTGTAGTTTCATTTATTAGGGAGCTTTTACTCCGTCTCTACAATCATAAATAGAACGAGACATGTCATCTCAAGAATTGGAACTGGGCATTCTTACACGAACCAAAAAATAGAGGAAGCAGACTAGTATTTGTGTTGCTTCTTTATATTTTGTCCATCCCTCACGCCCGTAGAGCTTTCGCGGATCAGACACGTTTATTCGAAGAATATGTTGTATTGCATCTACTAGACATGATCAGCCGGCGAATATCGCATTATACAAGATCTGGGTTAAAGAAACAGCTCGGCTTAATATTCGACTCTCCTTCGAAATCTATAATTTCTACAGTCATGCTCAGGAATCTCTCAACATCTACCCAGGTACCTATAGCTAGCTACCATACTTTATTTGTGCATCGTTATAGTACCCAGGTAGGCACCTATATACAGAGCCTTGCTTCGTCGAATTCATTACAAGTATATCCTTGCGACTCTCGAATTTTCCAAGGAATACTAGCACGTCTCAAAACCAGATCACTCTAGCCTTGAATATGAAGTACCACCTACAAATGTCATTTTGCAGCTAGCTGGAGCCATCATCTTAGCCCCTATCGTGTACCGACCCAGATCAAAGAGCACTGGTCCTTGCAAGTCCTAAATCGACTACAAATTCAAGATATGCTGAGGCTCTCGGTATGCTTGTTGACAGCCGAGGTTTTCATTGGTGGAGAGACAGCGCCCGGATACGAGCCCCTGTATCATATTAGGTAGATGTGGAAGCTCGCCTGTCAGTTGCCAAATACGCACGGAGACCCACGCTGGTGTTTCACCCACTGATCGTGCCAGCCGGCTCAAAGTCGCGCTTTTACGCTGTACGTTTCCCGCAAATGTTCTTGATACTGATTCGAAAAAGGAGAATGATTACTACTCGCATGAATCACGAATAACTGCGCCTATTGCACCAACTCCATAATAGCTTAATACCCAAGGGGCAATCGATCTCATCTGTTCCGGATTCCGGAAGCGCCGGTTCACTCTAAGGACCCAGCGCCGATTGTGTTTCGCACGGATGACTAGCTGGGACTAACATTTTACGAGACTCATACAGTACATATTGATCACATTCAGCATAGAATTAAGATGCCTAGGTACTCTGTCATCATTTGTTCGAGACGTCTGACCCATTCAAAACATCATAATCATCGTGTGATACCTCGTATCTTTATTAGATTAGGGTGATGTGATACGCTGAACGCGTATTTGCAGCCCGCTAGCCAGCTGAGTGatcaaaaataaagaaacctCCTCCAGTCCTGCCCACAGCGCCTAGGCCTTTGAGATATTCGACGACCAAATCATGGCCTCCAGCCATAGCCCCTTGCAATGGAGTCTGCCCTCTGCGATTAGAGCTCGCATTCACATCAGCACCAGCGTCGATGAGCTTCTTAACAATATCCATATGTCctttctcagcagcagcatgcaaAGCAGTCCCGTCGCCGTCGAAGCCGCCTCCTGAGGCCTGTACGTCAGCGCCTGACCTGAGTAGAAGCTCCACGATCTCTAAATTGCCCTGCAGGCATGCCCCCTGAAGGGCTGTAATGCCCTTATACCTTGCTGACGGGGCATTGGCCTGCGCCCCAAGAGAAAGTAGCAGATGCACGATGGCCCCAAAACCGCCCCTTGCCGCTGCCTGTAAAGCGGTGCGACCCGCTACTGGCGACGGGGGCGCATTTACCTCGGCACCACGTTCCAATAGCAGCTTCACAATGTTGAGATGGCCGCGCTCCGATGCTGCCTGTAGCGCAGTTCTTCCATTGTAGCGAGCGACAGCGAAAGTATTTGGCAGCGAATTTGCCTCTTGTTGGCTTCTTGTTAGTATCCGAACGCCGTGATTCGTCTCGGGCCTCATGTTTACTTCTGAGCCTGCTTCCAG from Trichoderma atroviride chromosome 3, complete sequence encodes the following:
- a CDS encoding uncharacterized protein (EggNog:ENOG41~SECRETED:SignalP(1-20)); its protein translation is MKNVLAKVASAAIMLPLALAADGPMVPDYEVHLLLDPTVVLDSSFKLTPTVLSTFAMPTTVTKINVQYIDTVSEDLYNNGWSCRIRNIENESGFDLTYKWRLPVNNGDINGALNTAFNDGWNSGQGNYNAQIDWLYASQTLSIQRDYTASSKGYSGTDDPDEADSRSMLESNAPGMFDDWVSNNWGTDMLESGVIYGPVLTKRSVGTWDGVELDIEVWPIENASGTGIEYIVEASFKTDNYTFASDGRAELIALFQNEGWFLAESVSKEDLVMENYHPTS
- a CDS encoding uncharacterized protein (EggNog:ENOG41); translated protein: MKRAVGPLDKRKTVSRCQACAKRRIKCQGGFPCEYCNRTNKTCSPQAVATSTNLSGQFVAYAPRQQGAATAIALPIQIQSHDSEIYLNSFAELLHRCQFTKDFIHIGRDLLPLMHTSPALRDLGIAIGALDASRRVSTRTSLEHDLPQCVAYRSYSRSLQSLQLQLQTKGVGMGQDVAWTTFLLGLFELMAEPSGDGFAKHMLYGTSKVLQLAGLDAQQSTLQKRLLNAFRVLEANRAILYGDGTFLSKGKWSFNNRIRNKQAVVPDPMVDITKLMIQTSQFSKQLFQVVEDTPAEKRSNSPAIKALAREGTALDHRITIWNKDSLLQSAVADHFTQISFAYYYALQLFHCRNFTYYSCWETGTVPELSPLETNAYVAAIIDICDTIIRASNIPGVILLFPLRMAGAHDDFGHRSKILKLLQQIYNSGFAVAERIKVDLCDFWTFKGLEVSIEKNS
- a CDS encoding uncharacterized protein (EggNog:ENOG41~SECRETED:SignalP(1-26)), which encodes MSMRKLFAATTLVVVAAAASVPKCAAFPSSMIEYSSGFKQPKPPLVQPEFTANFVQHKWDETLSHIMTGYIDNSPAKGMVRVNEAYDDAPASSVFNYANVTGDGLVDNVMTIYNGTTPYVWQGYVNSNYPIFQQDFLAKADAVFGGIVTRQFNGDVASWDIMYQGVIPVTVYVNSCNVIVGYDYFSPGRRTRVVTDFFNIQVQTGN
- a CDS encoding uncharacterized protein (EggNog:ENOG41~SECRETED:SignalP(1-17)~CAZy:AA14.phmm), with protein sequence MLWSVPVALALASGANAHVAAFVKGMYCEGGPDPSNYNSNSNTPVNPLWDLPFEQWWMQADRGCDKAPPPGNASVELPAGGSFTVELAHNQAQTTLSFNGQFAGEWPDGQDHPENWSGPGNPPDCIQDDGAMHTQNQTMAAGSAWAISYNSDISQVNMENLVVFSVLEHTPWKRIATYEVPQDLPECPEGGCYCAWLWVPNGCGQPNMYMANYRCHVTGTSSTKKVAQAQVPVYCGNDSSKCLSGAKQMIAWNQASGNNVQVPNGASPAYGTNMGWTPGAQNDIFQ